One window from the genome of Thermodesulfobacteriota bacterium encodes:
- a CDS encoding transketolase, whose product MQIPKGFRDEELTTEQIRYLRTLSRTVRGDVLRMIRIAESGHPAGSLSSVDLFVTLLASASLRPGQPDDPKRDRIVVGHGHSAPAYYAALGRLDFFDLDDAVALFRKAGSIFEGNLERTVPGVEWTGGHLGLGLSAACGFALAARFHNLKYNVFVAMSDGEQLKGQVAEARRLAKRYRLNNITAIVDFNGGQGGVRGHELTPQHVKFEYIADGWDVIEISGHDHGEIYKALRRGIQIQSAPVLVLAHTTAGSGVSFMENNPEYHERALTDEEYREAIRELRLEDDLAEAHDYRQAFGEFDLEISHDVEEVPVPEIGEPLTYPVGTVLEAWKAWGETLREVAQANRGSGACPIAVIDTAPAAAVGTAAHARENRETHFSFGVQDQAAATVAGALSLEGVVTVCVGKGAFGLDGAYNQLRLNDLNRTHLKVVLTHLGLDAGEGGKALQCTDYLSLLDNLFGFHTVFPADANHADRVFRYLLTQPGNWVLGLGGEAVPVVVGEDGEPFFAGDYQFRYGAVDLVRPGDHGVILVTGQMLAHAVQAWEALRERSLEPSVLHVSCPKTLDGTDDPVLLQCLRKGRVITYEDHNVHTGLGSRVANYIAARGISCRLLKLGIENYGVSGSPAEVRRRLGLDPEALVAKAVKFLKR is encoded by the coding sequence ATGCAGATTCCCAAGGGTTTTCGGGACGAAGAGCTCACGACGGAGCAGATCCGCTATCTGCGCACCCTCTCGCGCACCGTCCGGGGCGATGTGCTCCGCATGATCCGGATTGCGGAGAGCGGGCACCCGGCCGGCAGCCTCTCTTCCGTCGACCTGTTCGTGACGCTGCTCGCCTCGGCCAGCCTGCGGCCCGGTCAGCCCGACGATCCCAAGCGGGACCGGATCGTCGTGGGTCACGGGCACTCGGCCCCGGCGTACTACGCAGCCCTGGGCCGCCTGGATTTTTTCGACCTCGACGACGCCGTGGCGCTCTTTCGCAAGGCGGGGAGCATCTTCGAGGGCAACCTCGAGCGCACCGTGCCGGGGGTCGAGTGGACCGGCGGGCACCTGGGCCTGGGCCTCTCGGCGGCGTGCGGTTTCGCCCTCGCGGCCCGGTTCCACAACCTCAAGTACAACGTCTTCGTGGCCATGAGCGACGGCGAGCAGCTCAAGGGGCAGGTCGCCGAGGCGCGGCGGCTGGCCAAGCGCTACCGCCTGAACAACATCACCGCGATCGTCGACTTCAACGGCGGCCAGGGGGGCGTGCGCGGTCACGAGCTCACCCCCCAGCACGTGAAGTTCGAGTACATCGCCGATGGCTGGGACGTCATCGAGATCAGCGGGCACGACCACGGCGAGATCTACAAGGCCCTGCGGCGGGGCATCCAGATCCAGAGCGCTCCCGTCCTGGTGTTGGCCCACACCACGGCGGGCAGCGGGGTGTCCTTCATGGAGAACAATCCCGAGTACCACGAGCGGGCGTTGACCGACGAGGAGTATCGGGAGGCCATTCGGGAGCTGCGCCTCGAGGACGACCTGGCCGAGGCCCACGACTACCGGCAGGCCTTCGGGGAGTTCGATCTCGAGATCTCCCACGACGTGGAAGAGGTGCCCGTGCCCGAGATCGGGGAACCCCTGACCTACCCGGTGGGCACCGTGCTCGAGGCCTGGAAGGCCTGGGGAGAGACGCTTCGCGAAGTGGCGCAGGCAAACCGGGGCAGCGGGGCGTGTCCCATCGCCGTGATCGACACCGCCCCGGCCGCGGCGGTGGGAACCGCGGCCCATGCCAGGGAAAACCGCGAGACCCACTTCTCCTTCGGCGTCCAGGACCAGGCAGCCGCCACCGTGGCGGGGGCGTTGAGCCTCGAGGGGGTCGTGACGGTGTGCGTGGGGAAGGGCGCCTTCGGCCTCGACGGGGCATACAACCAGCTTCGCCTCAACGACCTCAATCGTACCCACCTCAAGGTGGTCCTGACGCACCTGGGGCTCGACGCGGGAGAGGGGGGCAAGGCGCTCCAGTGCACGGACTACCTGAGCCTGCTGGACAACCTCTTCGGTTTCCACACGGTCTTCCCCGCCGACGCAAACCACGCCGACCGGGTCTTCCGGTACCTCCTGACCCAGCCCGGCAACTGGGTGCTGGGTCTCGGGGGCGAGGCCGTGCCGGTGGTCGTCGGTGAGGACGGAGAGCCCTTCTTCGCCGGTGACTACCAGTTCCGGTACGGGGCCGTAGACCTGGTGCGCCCCGGCGACCACGGCGTGATCCTGGTCACGGGGCAGATGCTCGCGCACGCGGTGCAGGCGTGGGAGGCCTTGCGCGAGCGGTCCCTGGAGCCTTCCGTCCTCCATGTGTCCTGCCCCAAGACCCTCGACGGCACCGACGACCCGGTGCTCCTCCAGTGCCTGCGCAAGGGGCGGGTCATCACCTACGAGGATCACAACGTCCACACCGGGCTCGGCTCGCGCGTGGCCAACTACATCGCCGCCCGGGGCATCTCGTGCCGGCTCCTCAAGCTGGGCATCGAGAACTACGGCGTCTCGGGTTCCCCGGCGGAGGTCCGCCGCCGGCTCGGGCTCGACCCCGAGGCCCTGGTGGCGAAGGCCGTCAAGTTTCTCAAGCGGTGA
- a CDS encoding HD domain-containing protein translates to MGQLPGHTGGVPGREECRRLLESHGVPPHIRRHSEQVARVTLRLGEALGAAGFPLDLDRLEAAALLHDIAKADCLGGRQDHAREGGARLRALGYPEVAALVERHVDLGAWEPAGEVTEAEVLNYADKRVRHEEVVTLGERFQDLLERYGKDRPAAQARIRDNWRIMEELEAKLFARLPFGPDAL, encoded by the coding sequence GTGGGGCAGCTACCGGGCCACACCGGGGGGGTGCCCGGGCGGGAGGAGTGCCGCAGGCTCCTGGAGAGCCACGGGGTTCCGCCCCACATCCGCCGCCACAGCGAGCAGGTGGCACGGGTGACCCTCCGGCTTGGCGAGGCGCTCGGCGCTGCGGGGTTCCCGCTGGACCTGGACCGCCTCGAGGCAGCCGCGCTCCTTCACGACATCGCCAAGGCGGACTGCCTCGGCGGCCGCCAGGATCACGCGCGGGAGGGCGGCGCGCGGCTTCGGGCCCTGGGGTATCCGGAGGTGGCCGCCCTGGTGGAGCGCCACGTGGACTTGGGGGCGTGGGAGCCGGCGGGAGAGGTGACCGAGGCCGAGGTCCTGAACTACGCCGACAAGCGGGTACGCCACGAAGAGGTGGTGACCCTGGGGGAGCGGTTCCAGGACCTCCTCGAACGCTACGGGAAGGACCGGCCCGCCGCCCAGGCGCGCATCCGCGACAACTGGAGGATCATGGAAGAGCTGGAGGCGAAGCTCTTTGCGCGGCTGCCCTTCGGGCCCGACGCGCTCTAG
- a CDS encoding TlpA disulfide reductase family protein yields MIAARPSGFLLCLSLAAFLLWGADARAAGEATAVKGRKTDPNGMLAPGSDPIPFALLDLEGNTVSLSDYQGQKAVLLAFWSFFCGPCREEIPLLDEITKKYADQGFEMLAINLDGPKLEKAVKQYVAAGNFGFRVLWEEMEGTQYKTADAYGVLGTPSSVLIGVDGKVSWTHVGREEGPAIEEAIRKALAR; encoded by the coding sequence ATGATCGCGGCAAGGCCTTCCGGATTCCTCTTGTGCCTGTCTCTCGCGGCGTTTCTCCTGTGGGGAGCCGACGCGCGGGCCGCGGGCGAAGCGACGGCGGTCAAGGGCAGAAAGACCGACCCGAACGGGATGCTCGCCCCCGGGTCCGATCCGATCCCCTTCGCCCTGCTGGACCTGGAGGGCAACACGGTCTCGCTGTCCGACTACCAGGGCCAGAAGGCCGTGCTGCTGGCCTTCTGGTCGTTCTTCTGCGGCCCCTGCCGGGAAGAAATTCCCCTCCTGGACGAGATCACCAAGAAATACGCCGATCAGGGGTTCGAGATGCTGGCCATCAACCTGGACGGGCCCAAGCTGGAGAAGGCGGTCAAGCAGTACGTGGCGGCGGGGAACTTCGGGTTTCGGGTCCTGTGGGAGGAGATGGAGGGCACCCAGTACAAGACGGCCGACGCCTACGGGGTTCTGGGCACGCCCAGCAGCGTGCTGATCGGCGTGGACGGCAAGGTGAGCTGGACGCACGTGGGGCGCGAGGAGGGGCCGGCCATCGAGGAGGCCATCCGCAAGGCCCTGGCCCGCTAG
- a CDS encoding TlpA disulfide reductase family protein codes for MARAPLVLFAALWALLGSSPAGAFFGSGSEKPQVGEAAPRFSAPQLDGVEFDLGPHLGKSAILLDFWSIYCVACVQAMPHLVTLHERYKDQGFLTVGIDLDSFGTKRVAKFIEGLPFRIPYPVVIDKQRQVAAKYGVSVLPTVILIDREGKVAYYHVGYAPGDENETEATIRELLGLAP; via the coding sequence GTGGCCCGCGCCCCCTTGGTCCTGTTCGCCGCCCTGTGGGCCCTTCTGGGTTCCTCTCCGGCAGGGGCCTTCTTCGGCTCGGGTTCGGAAAAGCCCCAGGTTGGGGAGGCGGCGCCGCGCTTCTCGGCCCCCCAGCTCGACGGCGTGGAGTTCGACCTGGGGCCGCACCTGGGCAAGAGCGCCATCCTTCTGGATTTCTGGTCGATCTACTGCGTGGCCTGCGTTCAGGCCATGCCGCACCTGGTGACCCTGCACGAACGATACAAGGACCAGGGATTCCTCACGGTGGGAATCGATCTCGACAGCTTCGGGACCAAGCGGGTGGCAAAGTTCATAGAGGGGCTGCCCTTCCGCATCCCCTACCCCGTGGTCATCGACAAGCAGAGACAAGTGGCGGCCAAGTACGGGGTGAGCGTGCTGCCCACGGTCATCCTCATCGACCGTGAGGGAAAGGTGGCCTACTACCACGTGGGGTACGCCCCGGGTGACGAGAACGAGACCGAGGCGACGATCCGGGAGTTGCTGGGGCTCGCCCCCTGA
- a CDS encoding sigma-70 family RNA polymerase sigma factor: MVHPPFFDDDAQLADRARQGDREAFGALVEKFQRAIYSYALHFFRNPTRAEDLTQETFLRAFRFLHTYDPSRRFSTWLYAVARNLCIDGHREGVRENHADLDTLHPRHLVASPGAPNPLQQLEDREDRERLLRAVHQLPEKYRTPVILCYMQGLPYQEISDILGISLNNTKIRIFRAKKVIVKLLGVEEGGE, translated from the coding sequence GTGGTGCACCCTCCCTTCTTCGACGACGACGCTCAACTCGCCGATCGCGCCCGCCAGGGCGATCGGGAGGCGTTCGGCGCCCTCGTGGAGAAGTTTCAGCGAGCCATCTACAGCTACGCCCTGCACTTCTTCCGCAACCCCACCCGGGCCGAAGACCTCACCCAGGAGACCTTTCTTCGCGCCTTCCGGTTCCTGCACACCTACGACCCGAGCCGCCGGTTTTCCACCTGGCTCTATGCGGTGGCGAGAAATCTTTGTATCGACGGCCACCGGGAGGGAGTACGTGAGAACCACGCGGACCTGGATACGCTCCACCCGCGGCACCTGGTGGCGTCCCCGGGTGCTCCCAACCCCTTGCAGCAGCTCGAGGACCGGGAGGACCGGGAGCGCCTCCTGCGGGCGGTCCACCAACTGCCCGAGAAGTATCGAACCCCGGTCATCCTGTGTTACATGCAGGGGCTGCCGTATCAGGAGATCAGCGACATCTTGGGAATCTCGCTCAACAACACGAAGATTCGCATCTTCCGGGCCAAGAAGGTGATCGTCAAGCTCCTGGGCGTCGAGGAGGGCGGCGAATGA
- a CDS encoding zf-HC2 domain-containing protein, which yields MNCREFEALWIGRLEGRLSGAEAARLDGHAAGCAPCRRLVTELEKLEMRLEALSEEPAEPPPYLAARIRARLGEVPRRRGWLGGWAVRPLFSARWLLVCTTASLAFFAGLLAREVHRLNEWFRSSGNVQQVVLEYPGTEGEDVRLVGDFNGWGRSPGPVRAERREDRWIFRVELAPGRYQYAFLVDGKTWLPDPEAPSMIPDGFGGSNSLLYVHGRGESQSL from the coding sequence ATGAATTGCAGGGAGTTCGAGGCCCTGTGGATCGGCCGGCTCGAAGGCCGGCTGTCCGGCGCCGAGGCCGCGCGGCTCGATGGTCATGCGGCGGGGTGTGCCCCGTGCCGCCGGCTGGTGACGGAGCTGGAGAAGCTGGAAATGCGGCTGGAGGCCCTCTCCGAAGAGCCGGCGGAACCCCCGCCCTACCTCGCCGCCCGAATTCGGGCGCGGCTCGGCGAGGTGCCCCGGCGCCGGGGCTGGCTGGGGGGCTGGGCGGTTCGGCCGCTCTTCTCGGCGCGGTGGCTCCTGGTGTGCACGACGGCTTCGCTCGCGTTCTTTGCCGGGCTCCTGGCACGAGAGGTGCACCGGCTCAACGAGTGGTTCCGCTCGTCGGGCAACGTGCAGCAGGTCGTTCTGGAGTACCCGGGTACGGAGGGAGAAGACGTGCGCCTGGTGGGCGACTTCAACGGCTGGGGCCGCTCCCCCGGGCCGGTGCGGGCCGAGCGCCGGGAGGACCGCTGGATCTTCCGGGTGGAACTGGCGCCCGGCCGCTACCAGTACGCCTTCCTCGTGGACGGCAAAACGTGGTTGCCCGACCCGGAGGCCCCGAGTATGATCCCCGACGGTTTTGGGGGTTCAAACTCGCTCTTGTACGTGCACGGACGAGGGGAGAGTCAGTCCCTGTGA
- a CDS encoding cytochrome c3 family protein codes for MRNRAQPVAGRTASGGFSLFVVLWCVFLAAAAPAQMVGSRHDFVQYGFSGGGACAACHVPHNAATIRLYPRPVGATVLLLCKDCHKDASPALPTGPGWTTVTGAPTPPRYPHPAETRFDDCTRCHAHIGPDPFGPPPNDDCLTCHKAGGVSSIDIDGLFAQIGENLEPNPPILSQHNAYYITDGNTGTYEPFWPAAAGGNANECKKCHGDKAEDGVALRHPSSTVRLVETGPRTGMLRSAFLVYSDASGNAMTPTATYAYPRQPDDKRLYELFCANCHKGKPEGSTPVSEKLGGPLGGSQVGPTLRTNPANQQPPPSPPASGWIVAAVPPKDAQLPAPYLNDRATGRPEYFAYFGTNGHGNLAAPISGGTMDRTCLSGGTNGFDGCHVPHGSRSRFLLDDALMFPPAGIKTASGVGTAVCMAADCHVPGVNFALDQSAGQISTFHGWWANGTVLHDNSPLNGGVPPFPALDGMSQWRVYGKANMNISGAAAPVGILPFYGDPAGATELHQRAYPTALSGTASWVSCLTCHDPHGTGPDTEPGMGRRFDDTMSYTSPLCGECHVE; via the coding sequence GTGAGAAATAGGGCACAGCCGGTCGCAGGGAGAACCGCTTCGGGCGGTTTCTCCCTGTTCGTCGTTCTGTGGTGTGTGTTTCTCGCCGCCGCTGCGCCGGCCCAGATGGTGGGGAGCCGGCATGACTTCGTGCAGTACGGGTTTAGCGGCGGCGGGGCCTGCGCTGCGTGCCACGTGCCCCACAACGCCGCCACGATCCGCCTGTACCCGCGCCCCGTCGGGGCTACGGTGCTCCTTCTGTGCAAAGACTGCCACAAGGACGCGAGCCCGGCGCTTCCCACCGGACCGGGTTGGACCACGGTGACGGGCGCGCCCACCCCGCCCCGGTACCCCCACCCCGCGGAGACCCGCTTCGACGACTGCACCCGGTGCCACGCCCACATCGGACCCGATCCCTTCGGCCCGCCTCCCAACGACGACTGCCTCACCTGCCACAAGGCCGGCGGGGTCTCCAGCATCGACATCGACGGGCTCTTCGCACAGATCGGGGAGAATCTGGAGCCTAACCCGCCGATCCTGAGCCAGCACAACGCCTATTACATCACCGACGGCAACACGGGCACCTACGAGCCCTTCTGGCCCGCGGCGGCGGGGGGCAACGCCAACGAGTGCAAGAAGTGCCACGGCGACAAGGCCGAAGACGGCGTGGCGCTTCGGCACCCGAGCAGCACCGTGCGCCTGGTGGAGACCGGGCCGCGCACGGGGATGCTGCGCTCGGCGTTCCTCGTGTACAGCGATGCCTCCGGAAACGCCATGACCCCGACCGCCACCTACGCCTACCCGCGGCAGCCCGACGACAAGCGGCTCTACGAGCTGTTTTGCGCGAACTGCCACAAGGGCAAGCCGGAGGGGTCCACTCCGGTCTCCGAGAAGCTCGGCGGGCCCCTCGGCGGCTCCCAGGTGGGACCCACGCTTCGTACGAACCCGGCCAACCAGCAGCCTCCTCCATCGCCGCCCGCCAGCGGGTGGATCGTCGCCGCGGTACCCCCCAAGGATGCCCAACTCCCGGCTCCCTATCTCAACGACCGGGCGACGGGGAGGCCCGAGTACTTTGCGTACTTCGGCACCAACGGCCACGGCAACCTGGCGGCGCCCATCAGCGGGGGGACGATGGACCGCACCTGCCTCTCCGGAGGCACCAACGGCTTCGACGGCTGCCACGTGCCCCACGGGAGCCGGAGCCGGTTTCTCCTGGACGACGCCCTCATGTTCCCGCCGGCGGGGATCAAGACGGCGAGCGGCGTGGGCACGGCCGTGTGCATGGCGGCGGACTGTCACGTGCCGGGGGTGAACTTCGCCCTGGACCAGTCTGCGGGCCAGATCTCGACCTTCCACGGCTGGTGGGCCAACGGCACCGTGCTCCACGACAACAGCCCGCTCAACGGCGGCGTCCCTCCGTTTCCTGCGCTCGACGGCATGAGCCAGTGGCGCGTCTACGGCAAGGCCAACATGAACATCTCCGGTGCCGCCGCCCCGGTCGGAATCCTGCCGTTCTACGGTGATCCGGCCGGCGCGACGGAGCTCCACCAGCGCGCCTACCCCACGGCCCTGAGCGGCACGGCCTCCTGGGTGAGCTGCCTCACGTGCCACGACCCCCACGGCACGGGGCCGGATACCGAGCCTGGGATGGGTCGGCGCTTTGACGATACCATGTCGTATACGAGCCCCCTCTGCGGCGAGTGCCACGTGGAGTAG
- a CDS encoding TlpA disulfide reductase family protein, translated as MTTMRDSGFGISLLLSAFAAALLLGPAPVQAAAEGEPLPAITLPDAATEKPVDLGAHFQGSVGAISYMQTSCAACRQELLALKDLRGKYPELKVVAISVDSGNPARVARYREHFGFDFPFVHDPDFKTPELFGFSFTPALVLVAKDGTIGLLKGGYRPGDEVELEKKILELTGKQ; from the coding sequence ATGACCACTATGCGCGACTCCGGATTTGGGATCTCCTTGCTTCTCTCGGCCTTTGCCGCCGCTTTGCTCCTGGGCCCGGCCCCGGTTCAGGCCGCGGCCGAGGGGGAACCCCTTCCCGCCATCACCCTGCCCGACGCCGCCACCGAGAAGCCGGTGGACCTCGGTGCCCACTTCCAGGGCAGCGTCGGCGCCATCTCCTACATGCAGACCTCCTGCGCGGCGTGCCGCCAGGAGCTCTTGGCCCTCAAGGACCTCCGGGGCAAGTACCCGGAGCTCAAGGTGGTGGCCATCAGCGTCGACTCCGGAAACCCCGCCCGCGTCGCCCGCTACCGGGAGCACTTCGGGTTCGACTTCCCCTTCGTCCACGACCCGGACTTCAAGACCCCCGAGCTCTTCGGGTTCTCCTTCACCCCGGCCCTGGTGCTCGTGGCGAAGGACGGAACCATCGGCCTCCTCAAGGGCGGCTACCGGCCCGGAGACGAAGTGGAGCTGGAAAAGAAGATTCTCGAGCTTACGGGAAAGCAGTAA
- a CDS encoding carboxypeptidase-like regulatory domain-containing protein — protein MRGMTLPLVRRCTLLVGMLLPLAAGAQQPPIPLERVTYRDVAGQVVDGDSGAPVEGIAVSLLYEVTVTDDAGRFRFEKVPLTHTAEVSIRVQSKTGLIIGCTTIDVPVRFYPLAAEADGRFAIAIVDPSTEEPVTLRLEALPSQSVDQACRQCHESNPCMEQATFEQVVQSGKDLRGIIVREDKMEETRRQLLQQGLQRDTYVKMRYQDTHPDGMNMELIPILELEEYRGRFRKPTNLKLVDDKFVNCDTCHTRHVPTAQKHYVVMPYEQESQLCYECHR, from the coding sequence ATGCGAGGAATGACATTGCCCCTGGTTCGGCGTTGCACGCTCCTGGTGGGGATGCTCCTGCCCCTGGCGGCGGGCGCCCAGCAGCCCCCCATCCCCCTCGAGAGGGTCACCTACCGGGACGTGGCGGGGCAGGTCGTGGACGGCGACAGCGGGGCGCCGGTGGAGGGGATCGCGGTCAGCCTCCTCTACGAGGTCACCGTCACCGACGACGCGGGCCGGTTCCGGTTCGAGAAGGTACCGCTCACCCACACCGCCGAGGTGAGCATCCGGGTGCAGAGCAAGACCGGGCTCATCATCGGATGCACCACCATCGACGTGCCCGTGCGCTTCTATCCCCTGGCCGCGGAGGCCGACGGCAGGTTCGCCATCGCCATCGTCGACCCGAGCACGGAGGAGCCCGTCACCCTGCGCCTCGAAGCGCTGCCCTCCCAGAGCGTCGACCAGGCCTGTCGGCAGTGCCACGAGTCCAACCCGTGCATGGAGCAGGCCACCTTCGAGCAGGTCGTCCAGAGCGGCAAAGATCTGCGCGGCATCATCGTCCGCGAGGACAAGATGGAGGAAACGCGCCGCCAGCTCCTGCAGCAGGGGCTCCAGCGCGACACCTACGTCAAGATGCGCTACCAGGACACCCATCCCGACGGGATGAACATGGAGCTGATCCCCATCCTGGAGCTCGAGGAGTACCGGGGCCGTTTCCGCAAGCCTACGAACCTCAAGCTGGTGGACGACAAGTTCGTCAACTGCGACACGTGCCACACGCGGCACGTGCCCACCGCGCAGAAGCACTACGTGGTGATGCCCTACGAGCAGGAAAGCCAACTGTGCTACGAGTGCCACCGCTGA